The Carnobacterium sp. 17-4 genome has a window encoding:
- the galE gene encoding UDP-glucose 4-epimerase GalE: protein MTVLVLGGAGYIGSHAVDQLIEQQYEVAVIDNLQTGHRDAIHKKARFYQGDIRDKSFMESVFEKESIEGVIHFAANSLVGESMQQPLQYFNNNVYGTQVTLETMQKFAVKSIVFSSSAATYGEPKEVPIKETADTNPESPYGETKLMMEKILKWCDKAYDMKFVALRYFNVAGAKLDGSIGEDHSPESHLVPLILQTALGQREELTIFGDDYATPDGTCIRDYVHVVDLVEAHILALEYLKSEKQSNIFNLGSSTGFSVKEILNTAREVTEREIPAIVAARRVGDPSTLIASSEKAKTILGWKPQYTDINDIIASAWNWHTNSPHGYADIHN from the coding sequence ATGACCGTCTTAGTATTAGGAGGAGCTGGTTATATCGGTTCCCATGCTGTTGATCAATTAATTGAACAACAATATGAAGTAGCAGTAATCGACAATTTACAAACTGGACACCGAGATGCGATTCATAAAAAAGCCCGATTTTACCAAGGAGACATTCGTGACAAATCCTTTATGGAATCTGTTTTTGAAAAAGAATCGATTGAAGGAGTTATTCACTTTGCAGCGAATTCTTTAGTAGGAGAATCAATGCAGCAACCTCTACAATACTTTAATAATAATGTTTATGGTACTCAAGTAACTTTAGAAACCATGCAGAAATTCGCTGTTAAATCAATTGTCTTCTCTTCTTCAGCTGCTACTTACGGTGAGCCAAAAGAAGTCCCAATTAAGGAAACTGCAGATACAAATCCTGAAAGTCCATATGGAGAAACGAAGTTGATGATGGAAAAGATATTGAAATGGTGTGACAAAGCTTACGATATGAAATTTGTAGCTTTACGGTACTTTAATGTAGCTGGAGCAAAATTAGATGGCAGCATTGGTGAAGATCATTCGCCTGAGTCACATTTGGTACCTCTTATTTTACAAACAGCTTTAGGTCAAAGAGAAGAATTAACTATTTTTGGAGACGATTATGCTACACCAGACGGTACTTGTATCCGAGATTATGTTCATGTCGTCGATTTAGTAGAAGCGCATATTCTAGCATTGGAGTATTTAAAGTCAGAAAAACAAAGCAATATATTTAATTTAGGCAGCAGTACCGGTTTTTCGGTAAAAGAAATACTGAACACAGCACGTGAAGTTACTGAAAGAGAGATTCCTGCAATAGTAGCTGCACGTCGAGTTGGAGACCCTAGCACATTGATTGCTTCAAGTGAGAAAGCAAAAACTATTTTAGGCTGGAAGCCTCAATATACAGATATAAATGATATCATAGCATCAGCTTGGAATTGGCATACAAACTCTCCTCATGGCTATGCAGACATACACAATTAG
- a CDS encoding acetyl-CoA hydrolase/transferase family protein, translated as MLKLYEKMYEKKKTTAQEAVQLVEPGDGIIFPIMPGEPPALLEALPSNGTLKGNTLYRMLPSFPTVDISPSKLKQVSIFLSGMDRKGFNQGNIDLLPNHFSDIPALLKKRTDRPVIMATVSSMDEDGNFSLGTSPSYVASLIEDAKTIILEVNKNMPRTFGAKNTIHISEVAALVEHDFELPTLPSPKLSEKDLAIGKIIAETVKDGDTVQIGFGSMPNAVMDYLMDKRNLGVHSEMLPDKIVELYAKGVVNNKYKTTYPTKTVSTFAIGSKQLYEFMNNNRDILMLPCDMTNDIREIAKIDNLKAINSTVEVDFLGQCNSETVKGSYYSSTGGQADFTKGVRLAKNGCGIICLYSTAKHDTISTIVPELALGSAVSTSKNDIDTIVTEYGKAELIGKTVQERAEALIEVAHPNFREELRQRAIERHFIVEEVNVREETMSLMEG; from the coding sequence ATGTTAAAATTATACGAGAAAATGTATGAAAAGAAAAAAACAACAGCACAAGAAGCGGTACAATTGGTCGAACCAGGTGATGGGATCATTTTCCCCATCATGCCAGGTGAACCTCCAGCATTATTGGAAGCGTTACCTAGCAATGGGACGTTAAAAGGAAATACTTTATACCGTATGCTGCCAAGCTTTCCGACAGTGGATATCTCGCCATCTAAGCTAAAACAAGTATCAATATTTTTATCAGGTATGGACAGAAAAGGGTTTAATCAAGGTAACATTGATTTACTGCCAAATCACTTTTCGGATATCCCGGCATTGCTAAAAAAACGTACGGATCGTCCAGTAATCATGGCGACAGTATCGTCAATGGATGAAGACGGTAACTTCTCTTTAGGAACAAGTCCTTCCTATGTTGCTTCATTGATTGAAGATGCAAAAACCATCATTCTTGAAGTCAACAAGAACATGCCACGTACATTTGGTGCCAAAAACACCATTCATATCAGTGAAGTCGCCGCATTAGTTGAACACGATTTTGAATTGCCAACTTTACCTAGCCCTAAATTAAGCGAAAAAGACTTGGCTATCGGCAAAATAATTGCTGAAACGGTGAAAGATGGAGATACGGTTCAAATTGGTTTTGGTTCAATGCCAAATGCTGTAATGGATTACTTGATGGATAAACGCAATTTAGGTGTTCATAGTGAAATGCTTCCAGATAAAATTGTGGAACTCTATGCAAAAGGCGTAGTCAACAATAAATATAAAACTACTTATCCAACAAAAACAGTTTCTACGTTCGCGATTGGCTCAAAACAATTATATGAATTTATGAATAACAACAGAGATATATTAATGTTGCCATGTGATATGACGAATGATATTCGTGAAATTGCTAAAATTGATAATTTAAAAGCCATCAATTCGACAGTTGAAGTTGACTTTTTAGGACAATGCAATTCAGAAACGGTGAAAGGTTCGTATTATTCATCTACAGGTGGGCAAGCTGACTTTACTAAAGGAGTTAGACTAGCTAAAAATGGTTGTGGAATCATCTGTTTGTATTCGACTGCTAAACATGACACTATCTCTACAATTGTACCTGAATTAGCTTTAGGATCAGCTGTATCAACTTCTAAAAATGATATCGATACAATTGTAACGGAGTATGGAAAAGCTGAATTAATTGGGAAAACTGTACAAGAAAGAGCAGAAGCCTTGATTGAAGTAGCACATCCTAATTTCCGTGAAGAATTGCGTCAAAGAGCAATTGAAAGACACTTCATTGTGGAAGAAGTGAATGTAAGAGAAGAAACGATGTCTCTTATGGAAGGCTAA
- a CDS encoding LacI family DNA-binding transcriptional regulator, with the protein MATIKDIAEQAGVSSATVSRVLNYDETLSVGDETKKRVFEVAEALEYTKYQKKKANKQGKLAIVQWYTEKEELDDLYYLSIRLGVEKRAEEMNYEIVRIFQNTDFEMNSSIEGIIAIGKFSDSQVNKLTSWTENICFVDFDQLHHKLDSVVIDFEQAVNSVMDYFCTNDYKNIGLIAGQENFGDRSKPIIDKRTTIFENYMKQAGIYKENHVFTGSFNVASGQELMKKAIETLKDDLPDAFFISNDSMAIGCLRALQEAGISVPERVSLIGFNDISVAKYIYPTLSTVKVYTELMGETGFDLWLDKLTTERTVAKKVTLSTDLILRESTKLNR; encoded by the coding sequence ATGGCAACAATTAAAGACATTGCCGAACAAGCAGGTGTTTCAAGCGCAACCGTATCTCGTGTACTCAATTATGACGAGACATTATCAGTAGGCGACGAAACAAAAAAACGAGTGTTTGAAGTTGCTGAAGCGCTGGAATATACAAAATACCAAAAGAAAAAAGCAAACAAACAAGGCAAATTAGCCATCGTTCAATGGTACACAGAAAAAGAGGAGCTAGATGATCTCTATTACTTGTCTATCCGTTTAGGTGTAGAAAAAAGAGCAGAAGAAATGAACTATGAGATTGTTCGTATTTTTCAAAATACAGATTTTGAAATGAATTCATCTATCGAAGGCATCATAGCGATTGGAAAATTTAGCGATTCTCAAGTAAATAAACTCACTTCATGGACAGAAAATATTTGTTTTGTTGATTTTGATCAACTCCATCATAAATTAGATTCGGTTGTCATCGATTTTGAGCAAGCAGTAAATTCTGTTATGGATTACTTTTGTACAAACGATTACAAAAACATTGGTTTGATCGCTGGACAAGAAAATTTTGGCGATCGATCTAAACCGATTATTGATAAACGAACGACGATTTTTGAGAATTACATGAAACAAGCTGGAATATACAAGGAAAACCATGTGTTCACAGGTTCTTTTAATGTCGCATCTGGTCAAGAGCTGATGAAAAAAGCCATTGAAACCTTAAAAGACGATTTACCAGATGCCTTTTTTATTTCGAATGACTCCATGGCAATCGGTTGTTTGAGGGCTTTACAAGAAGCAGGCATCTCAGTTCCAGAACGAGTTAGCCTTATCGGATTCAACGATATAAGCGTAGCTAAATACATCTACCCCACGTTAAGTACAGTAAAAGTCTATACCGAATTAATGGGCGAAACCGGTTTTGATCTATGGTTAGATAAATTGACTACCGAAAGAACGGTCGCAAAAAAAGTAACCTTATCGACAGATTTAATTCTACGCGAAAGCACTAAATTAAATCGATAA
- a CDS encoding aldose epimerase family protein yields the protein MKISIKDFGELSGQIIQEYTLTNRHGVSLSAMTYGAAVTAIRVPDKNGLLQNIVLGYDMVDEYVSHRPFYGATVGRVAGRIDKGKFTLEGKNYQLETNEKGNHLHGGENSLDTKIWTVKTNSTENEAQLIFSYKSLNNENGYPGNLAIQVTYTLTESNDWKVNYHATTDEATLFNPTNHVYFNLTGNPTHTIKQHQLTLTSNLFAELREDSIPTGNLLPVNKTPFDFTTADTINKGFESSHPQNKLVSGYDHPFILEHQSQKPEAVLYDPISGRRVQMFTDQDAVVIYATDSLDGKHTKEGTLIEHYAGITLETQQLPDAINQVNFGNIILQPTDIFQAETTYHFDTML from the coding sequence TTGAAAATTTCAATTAAAGATTTTGGAGAACTGTCAGGACAGATCATTCAGGAATATACTTTGACGAATCGTCATGGTGTCTCCTTATCAGCTATGACCTATGGCGCGGCAGTAACAGCTATTCGAGTGCCTGATAAAAATGGCCTTTTACAGAACATCGTACTCGGCTATGATATGGTAGATGAGTACGTATCTCATCGCCCTTTTTATGGTGCAACAGTTGGAAGAGTTGCCGGAAGGATTGATAAAGGTAAGTTTACATTGGAAGGAAAAAACTACCAACTCGAAACAAATGAAAAAGGCAATCATTTGCATGGCGGAGAAAATAGTTTGGATACAAAAATTTGGACAGTAAAAACTAATTCCACTGAAAATGAAGCTCAATTGATTTTCTCATACAAGAGTCTCAACAATGAAAATGGGTATCCTGGCAACTTAGCAATACAAGTGACGTATACATTGACGGAATCAAACGATTGGAAAGTCAATTATCATGCCACAACTGATGAAGCCACCTTGTTTAATCCGACTAATCACGTCTACTTTAATTTAACAGGTAACCCAACGCACACAATCAAACAGCATCAATTAACCTTAACGAGTAATCTGTTCGCTGAACTCAGAGAGGATTCTATTCCGACCGGAAACTTGTTGCCTGTCAATAAAACACCGTTCGATTTCACAACAGCAGACACAATAAACAAAGGGTTTGAGAGTTCACATCCTCAAAATAAATTAGTATCTGGATATGATCATCCATTTATTCTTGAACACCAATCCCAAAAACCGGAAGCTGTTTTGTATGACCCAATTAGTGGCAGACGCGTACAGATGTTTACAGATCAAGACGCCGTTGTCATTTATGCGACGGACTCATTAGATGGAAAACATACAAAAGAAGGAACATTAATTGAACACTATGCAGGTATCACTTTAGAAACTCAACAACTACCGGACGCGATCAACCAAGTAAATTTCGGAAATATCATCCTTCAACCAACTGACATTTTTCAAGCTGAAACAACTTACCACTTTGATACAATGCTATAA
- the galT gene encoding UDP-glucose--hexose-1-phosphate uridylyltransferase, translated as MIDQSITDFIQIGYQNQEIHPLDVLLKQNQLLSLLGKQALDSEIKASTPLPNRLETMDSLVDYAVQEKIIGNNEAESDILSAKIMNLITPLPSEVNRTFWEFYQGSPEAATTYFYHLSQENDYIKTRAIEKNIKFIKSTVFGDLEITINLSKPEKDPKQIALAKTAPASFGYPTCLLCMENEGYEGHLNHPARSNHRIIRLPLINENWGLQYSPYAYYEEHCIFLSQEHKPMKLEKATFTKLLSIVEQFPNYFVGSNADLPIVGGSILSHDHYQGGRHTFAMAEARIDFPFALTDYPSVEAGIVKWPMSVIRLRSSDQTELVEAATLILDQWRLYSDEAADILAQTNGELHNTITPIARYKEGKYELDLVLRNNRTSQQYPEGIFHPHPDVQHIKKENIGLIEVMGLAILPPRLKKELAEVEHFLLDEPHQLDISHQKWANELKRTKKITKETVGKIIEDAVGSIFLRVLEDAGVYKQNSEGKAAFKRFINSFAHSKGGEKIENFN; from the coding sequence ATGATCGATCAATCAATAACCGATTTCATTCAAATCGGTTATCAAAATCAAGAAATTCATCCGTTAGATGTTCTTCTTAAACAAAATCAATTGCTCTCCTTGCTTGGAAAACAAGCTTTAGATTCAGAAATAAAAGCTTCTACGCCATTGCCAAATCGTTTGGAAACAATGGACTCTTTAGTCGATTACGCTGTTCAAGAAAAAATAATTGGAAATAATGAAGCTGAAAGTGATATTCTATCCGCAAAGATAATGAACCTTATTACTCCCCTACCTTCTGAAGTAAACCGAACATTTTGGGAGTTTTATCAAGGAAGTCCTGAAGCTGCTACAACTTATTTTTACCATCTCAGTCAAGAAAATGATTACATTAAGACAAGGGCAATTGAGAAGAATATCAAATTTATCAAATCTACTGTTTTTGGTGATTTAGAGATTACGATCAATTTATCAAAACCAGAAAAGGATCCTAAGCAGATTGCTTTAGCTAAAACAGCTCCTGCCTCCTTTGGATACCCTACTTGTCTTTTATGTATGGAAAATGAAGGTTACGAAGGACATCTAAACCATCCTGCCAGAAGTAACCATCGCATCATCCGTTTACCTTTAATTAATGAGAACTGGGGTCTACAGTATTCCCCTTACGCTTATTATGAAGAGCACTGTATTTTTTTATCACAAGAACATAAACCTATGAAGTTAGAAAAAGCTACTTTCACAAAACTTTTGAGTATAGTTGAACAATTTCCAAATTACTTTGTGGGGTCCAATGCTGATTTGCCAATAGTAGGAGGTTCCATTCTATCTCATGACCATTACCAAGGTGGCCGACACACTTTTGCTATGGCAGAAGCACGTATAGACTTTCCTTTTGCATTAACAGATTATCCTTCTGTAGAAGCCGGGATTGTCAAATGGCCAATGTCCGTCATCCGTCTAAGAAGTTCTGATCAAACTGAATTAGTTGAAGCAGCCACTCTTATTTTAGATCAATGGCGTTTATACTCAGATGAAGCAGCGGATATTTTAGCCCAAACAAATGGAGAACTCCATAATACGATTACGCCTATTGCAAGATATAAAGAAGGAAAATATGAATTAGATTTGGTGTTGCGCAATAATCGTACATCGCAACAGTATCCTGAAGGGATTTTTCATCCTCATCCTGATGTTCAGCATATTAAAAAAGAAAATATCGGGCTGATCGAAGTAATGGGCTTAGCTATCTTGCCACCAAGACTGAAAAAAGAACTTGCTGAAGTTGAACATTTCTTATTAGATGAACCTCATCAATTAGATATCTCTCATCAAAAATGGGCAAATGAATTAAAAAGAACAAAAAAAATCACAAAAGAAACGGTTGGAAAAATCATCGAAGATGCTGTTGGATCTATTTTTCTGAGAGTATTAGAAGACGCCGGAGTGTATAAACAGAATTCTGAAGGAAAAGCTGCTTTCAAACGATTTATAAATAGTTTTGCTCATTCAAAAGGAGGAGAAAAAATTGAAAATTTCAATTAA